A region from the Clostridium beijerinckii genome encodes:
- a CDS encoding 50S ribosomal protein L23, with protein MKLTSHDIIRKPVITEKSMASMAEKKYTFIVHADANKSQIKRAVEEVFNVKVEDVNTINGLGKTKRMGVHVGKRSDYKKAIVKLTEESNGIEFFEGMQ; from the coding sequence ATGAAATTAACAAGCCATGATATAATTAGAAAGCCAGTTATAACTGAAAAAAGTATGGCGTCTATGGCCGAAAAGAAGTACACTTTCATAGTTCATGCTGATGCTAATAAATCTCAAATAAAGAGAGCTGTGGAAGAAGTTTTCAATGTTAAAGTTGAAGATGTTAATACTATAAACGGTTTAGGAAAAACTAAAAGAATGGGCGTACATGTAGGTAAAAGATCAGACTACAAAAAGGCTATTGTTAAATTAACTGAAGAAAGCAATGGAATTGAATTCTTTGAAGGAATGCAATAG
- a CDS encoding 50S ribosomal protein L2 — translation MAVKKYNPITPSRRQMTMPTFEEITSQEPEKSLLVSLKVKAGRNNQGKITVRHRGGTVKRKYRIIDFKRNKDTVPATVATIEYDPNRTAYIALVVYTDGEKRYILAPAGLKVGDVIESGVNADIKPGNALPLKNIPVGTVIHNIELQRGKGGQLVRAAGNSAQLMAKEGDYATLRLPSGEMRYVRIECRATIGTLSNATNDIVNIGKAGRKRHMGWRPTVRGSVMNPNDHPHGGGEGKSPVGRPSPVTPWGKPALGYKTRKNKKYSDKFIIKDRRTK, via the coding sequence ATGGCAGTTAAAAAGTATAACCCGATTACACCATCAAGAAGACAAATGACTATGCCAACTTTTGAAGAAATAACTTCACAAGAACCAGAAAAGTCACTTCTTGTTTCATTAAAGGTTAAAGCGGGTAGAAATAATCAAGGTAAAATCACTGTTAGACATCGTGGTGGTACTGTTAAAAGAAAGTACAGAATAATAGATTTCAAAAGAAACAAAGATACAGTTCCAGCAACAGTTGCAACTATAGAATATGATCCAAACAGAACAGCGTATATTGCACTTGTTGTATATACAGATGGAGAAAAAAGATATATTCTTGCACCAGCAGGATTAAAAGTTGGAGATGTTATAGAATCAGGAGTTAACGCTGATATTAAACCAGGTAATGCTCTTCCATTAAAGAACATACCAGTTGGTACAGTTATTCATAATATCGAATTACAAAGAGGAAAAGGTGGCCAATTAGTTAGAGCGGCTGGTAACTCAGCACAATTAATGGCTAAAGAAGGAGATTATGCAACTCTTAGATTACCATCAGGTGAAATGAGATATGTAAGAATCGAATGTAGAGCTACAATTGGAACACTTTCTAATGCAACTAACGATATTGTTAATATTGGTAAGGCAGGTAGAAAAAGACATATGGGATGGAGACCAACAGTTAGAGGTTCTGTAATGAATCCTAATGATCACCCTCATGGTGGTGGTGAAGGTAAATCTCCAGTTGGTAGACCAAGTCCAGTTACTCCATGGGGTAAACCAGCACTTGGATACAAAACTAGAAAGAATAAGAAGTATTCTGATAAATTTATCATCAAAGATAGAAGAACTAAGTAG
- a CDS encoding 30S ribosomal protein S19 produces MSRSTKKAPFVHEGLFKKIEEMNGNGEKKVIKTWSRSSTIFPQFIGHTVAVHDGRKHVPVYISEDMVGHKLGEFVLTRTFKGHIADKTSKR; encoded by the coding sequence GTGAGTAGATCAACAAAGAAAGCACCTTTTGTTCATGAAGGACTTTTTAAGAAGATAGAAGAAATGAATGGTAATGGAGAAAAAAAGGTTATTAAAACTTGGTCAAGAAGTTCAACAATTTTCCCACAATTTATAGGTCACACAGTTGCTGTGCATGACGGAAGAAAGCATGTACCAGTATATATATCAGAAGATATGGTGGGTCATAAGTTAGGCGAATTTGTATTAACTAGAACTTTTAAAGGCCATATTGCAGATAAAACATCAAAAAGATAG
- a CDS encoding 50S ribosomal protein L22, producing MEARAIAKYIRMSPTKVGVILDLIRGKQVNEAFAILQFTPREAAVVINKVLKSAVANAENNLELNADNLYVSQCYVGSGSTLKRFQPHAQGRAFKILKKTSNITVIVKERA from the coding sequence ATGGAAGCTAGAGCTATAGCAAAATATATTAGAATGTCTCCAACAAAAGTAGGAGTAATTCTTGATTTAATAAGAGGAAAACAAGTTAACGAAGCTTTTGCTATTTTACAATTTACTCCAAGAGAAGCAGCAGTAGTAATTAACAAAGTTTTAAAATCAGCTGTTGCCAATGCAGAAAATAACTTGGAATTAAATGCTGATAACTTATATGTATCACAATGTTACGTTGGTTCAGGATCAACATTAAAAAGATTCCAACCTCATGCTCAAGGTAGAGCATTCAAAATTTTAAAGAAAACAAGCAATATAACAGTAATTGTTAAAGAAAGAGCTTAG
- a CDS encoding 30S ribosomal protein S3 — MGQKVNPHGLRVGVIKGWNAKWYANKKNFADNLIEDNQIRKFVKKELFSAGISKIEIERAAKRVKLNIYTAKPGVVIGKGGSGIESLKNKLTQFVNGKNILINIVEVKSAESDAQLMAENIAAQLEKRISFRRAMKQTMQRAMKHGIKGVKTACAGRLGGAEIARTEHYHEGTIPLQTLRADIDYGFAEADTTYGKIGVKVWVYNGEVLPTKKVEKEEANA; from the coding sequence GTGGGTCAAAAAGTAAATCCTCATGGCCTTAGAGTAGGTGTTATCAAGGGATGGAACGCAAAATGGTATGCTAATAAAAAGAATTTTGCGGATAATCTTATAGAAGATAATCAAATTAGAAAATTTGTTAAAAAAGAACTTTTTTCAGCAGGTATTTCTAAAATAGAAATCGAAAGAGCCGCTAAAAGAGTTAAATTAAACATATATACAGCAAAGCCAGGTGTCGTTATAGGTAAAGGTGGATCAGGAATTGAAAGCTTGAAAAATAAATTAACTCAATTTGTTAATGGCAAAAACATTTTAATTAACATAGTTGAAGTTAAAAGTGCAGAATCTGATGCTCAATTAATGGCAGAAAATATTGCAGCTCAATTAGAAAAGAGAATTTCATTTAGAAGAGCTATGAAGCAAACAATGCAAAGAGCTATGAAACATGGAATAAAGGGTGTAAAAACTGCATGCGCTGGTAGATTAGGTGGAGCTGAAATAGCAAGAACTGAACATTATCATGAAGGAACAATTCCACTACAAACATTAAGAGCTGATATTGATTATGGATTTGCTGAAGCAGATACAACATATGGAAAAATCGGAGTTAAGGTTTGGGTTTATAATGGAGAAGTTCTTCCAACTAAGAAAGTAGAAAAGGAAGAGGCTAACGCATAG
- a CDS encoding 50S ribosomal protein L16, which translates to MLMPKRVKHRKVQRGRMKGKATRGNFLAYGDYGIQALNCGWITSNQIEAARIAINRYIKRGGKLWIKIFPDKPVTEKPAETRMGSGKGSPEYWVAVVKPGRVLFELSGVPEETAREAMRLASHKLPVKTKFVSKRDFEEMGGEE; encoded by the coding sequence ATGTTAATGCCTAAAAGGGTAAAACATCGTAAGGTGCAACGTGGTAGAATGAAAGGTAAAGCAACAAGAGGTAATTTCTTAGCTTATGGAGATTATGGAATCCAAGCACTAAATTGTGGATGGATTACAAGCAACCAAATTGAAGCTGCCAGAATTGCTATCAATAGATACATTAAAAGAGGTGGAAAACTTTGGATAAAGATTTTCCCAGATAAACCAGTTACAGAAAAACCAGCTGAAACAAGAATGGGTTCAGGTAAAGGATCACCAGAATATTGGGTTGCAGTAGTTAAGCCAGGTAGAGTACTATTTGAATTATCAGGAGTACCAGAAGAAACTGCAAGAGAAGCAATGAGACTTGCTTCACATAAACTTCCTGTAAAAACAAAATTTGTTTCAAAAAGAGATTTTGAGGAAATGGGTGGTGAAGAATAA
- a CDS encoding 50S ribosomal protein L29 has translation MKARELKELKSSNPQDLTVKLGDLKAELFNLRFQLATGQLENPMRIKEVKKSIAQIKTILREEELKALEQ, from the coding sequence ATGAAGGCTAGAGAATTAAAAGAATTGAAATCAAGCAATCCTCAAGATTTAACAGTTAAATTAGGCGATCTTAAAGCTGAATTATTTAACTTAAGATTTCAATTAGCTACAGGACAATTAGAAAATCCAATGAGAATAAAAGAAGTTAAGAAGTCTATAGCCCAAATAAAAACCATCTTAAGAGAAGAAGAATTGAAGGCATTGGAACAATAA
- a CDS encoding 30S ribosomal protein S17 produces the protein MERSLRKKRIGRVVSDKMEKTIVVAVETKVRHPLYGKTVNKTTKFKVHDENNEAKINDRVSIMETRPLSKDKRWRLVEIVEKAK, from the coding sequence ATGGAAAGATCGTTAAGAAAGAAAAGAATTGGTAGGGTTGTTTCTGATAAAATGGAAAAGACTATTGTAGTTGCAGTTGAAACTAAGGTTAGACATCCGCTATATGGAAAAACAGTAAATAAGACTACAAAGTTTAAAGTACATGATGAAAATAATGAAGCTAAAATTAATGATAGAGTATCAATAATGGAAACTAGACCTTTATCTAAAGATAAGAGATGGAGACTTGTTGAAATAGTTGAAAAAGCTAAATAG
- a CDS encoding 50S ribosomal protein L14, with translation MIQQQTKLKVADNSGAKEIMCIRVLGGSKRKFGNIGDVIVASVKSATPGGVVKKGEVVKAVVVRSVKGVRRADGSYIKFDENAAVIIKDDKQPKGTRIFGPVARELRDKEFNKILSLAPEVL, from the coding sequence ATGATACAACAACAAACCAAATTAAAAGTTGCAGATAATTCAGGTGCAAAAGAGATTATGTGTATAAGAGTCTTAGGCGGATCTAAAAGAAAGTTTGGTAATATCGGTGATGTTATAGTAGCTAGCGTTAAAAGTGCAACACCAGGTGGAGTTGTTAAAAAAGGTGAAGTTGTAAAGGCAGTTGTAGTTAGATCAGTAAAAGGTGTAAGAAGAGCCGATGGTTCATATATTAAATTTGATGAAAATGCAGCAGTTATAATCAAAGATGATAAACAACCAAAAGGAACTCGTATCTTTGGACCTGTTGCTAGGGAGCTAAGAGATAAAGAATTCAATAAGATTTTATCATTAGCACCAGAAGTTCTATAA
- a CDS encoding 50S ribosomal protein L24: MKIHVKKNDTVIVISGKDKGKTGEVLKAYPKTGKILVQGIHIVKKHQKANKSQVESAIIEKEAAINSSKVMLYCNKCKNATRISNKILDDGTKVRVCKKCGETF; encoded by the coding sequence TTGAAGATACATGTTAAAAAGAATGATACAGTTATTGTTATATCAGGAAAAGATAAGGGCAAGACTGGTGAAGTGTTAAAAGCATATCCAAAAACAGGAAAAATTCTTGTTCAAGGAATTCATATAGTAAAGAAACATCAAAAAGCTAATAAGAGTCAAGTTGAGAGCGCTATAATTGAAAAAGAAGCAGCAATCAACAGCTCAAAAGTTATGTTATATTGTAACAAATGTAAGAATGCAACTAGAATTAGTAACAAAATCTTAGATGATGGTACTAAGGTCAGAGTATGTAAAAAATGCGGAGAAACATTCTAA
- a CDS encoding 50S ribosomal protein L5, with amino-acid sequence MTRLQEKYQKEVIPAMIEKFGYKNIMEVPKLEKIVINMGVGEAKENQKVLESAVNDLTLIAGQKPVLTRAKKSVANFKIRENMPLGCKVTLRKAQMFEFADKLMSIALPRVRDFRGVSSKAFDGRGNYSLGIKEQLIFPEIEYDKIDKVRGMDIIFVTSANTDEEARELLRFLGMPFAQ; translated from the coding sequence ATGACAAGACTTCAAGAAAAATATCAAAAAGAAGTAATTCCAGCTATGATTGAAAAGTTCGGATACAAAAATATAATGGAAGTTCCAAAGCTTGAGAAGATTGTAATCAACATGGGAGTTGGAGAAGCTAAAGAAAATCAAAAGGTCTTAGAATCAGCAGTTAATGATTTAACTTTGATTGCAGGTCAAAAGCCTGTATTAACAAGAGCAAAGAAATCTGTAGCTAACTTTAAAATTAGAGAAAACATGCCATTAGGGTGTAAGGTTACTCTAAGAAAAGCTCAAATGTTTGAATTTGCAGATAAGTTAATGAGTATTGCATTACCAAGAGTTAGAGATTTCAGAGGAGTTTCAAGCAAGGCATTTGATGGTAGAGGAAATTATTCATTAGGAATTAAAGAGCAATTAATATTCCCAGAAATAGAATATGATAAGATTGATAAGGTTAGAGGAATGGATATAATCTTCGTTACTTCAGCAAATACTGACGAAGAAGCTAGGGAATTATTAAGATTCCTTGGAATGCCATTTGCTCAATAA
- a CDS encoding type Z 30S ribosomal protein S14, producing the protein MARKAIIEKWSKTPKFKTQAYTRCRICGRPHSVLKKYGVCRICFRELAYKGEIPGCRKASW; encoded by the coding sequence TTGGCACGTAAAGCTATTATTGAAAAGTGGAGCAAAACTCCTAAATTTAAAACACAAGCTTATACAAGATGTAGAATATGTGGAAGACCACATTCTGTATTAAAGAAATATGGAGTATGCCGTATTTGTTTTAGAGAACTTGCTTATAAGGGCGAAATTCCAGGTTGTAGAAAAGCAAGTTGGTAA
- a CDS encoding 30S ribosomal protein S8, producing MVMTDPIADLLTRVRNANAVRHEVVEVPSSTIKKEIANILLQEGYIKEINEYNDGVVPMLRLSLKYGANKERVITGIKRISKPGLRVYCKKDEVPKVLNGLGIAVVSTSNGIMVDREARKNSLGGEVICYVW from the coding sequence ATGGTTATGACAGATCCTATAGCAGATTTATTAACTCGTGTAAGAAATGCTAACGCTGTAAGACATGAAGTGGTAGAGGTACCTTCTTCAACTATAAAGAAGGAAATTGCAAATATATTATTACAAGAGGGTTATATAAAAGAAATAAATGAATATAACGACGGAGTTGTTCCAATGTTAAGATTATCTCTTAAATATGGAGCTAACAAAGAAAGAGTTATAACTGGTATTAAGAGAATTTCTAAACCAGGATTAAGAGTTTATTGCAAAAAAGATGAAGTACCAAAGGTTCTTAATGGATTAGGAATCGCTGTTGTTTCAACTTCAAATGGAATAATGGTAGATAGAGAAGCTAGAAAAAACAGTTTAGGTGGAGAAGTAATCTGTTACGTTTGGTAA
- a CDS encoding 50S ribosomal protein L6 encodes MSRVGRLPIAIPADVTVTVTPENLVTVKGPKGELVKTMHKDISIAVENNEVIVTRHSEQKEHRALHGLTRALINNMVIGVKEGYQKTLDLVGVGYRAQLQGKKLVMNLGYSHPVEIEPIDGITFETPAATKVIIRGIDKEKVGFAAADIRKWRVPEPYKGKGIKYENEVIRRKEGKTGKK; translated from the coding sequence ATGTCAAGAGTAGGTAGATTACCAATAGCTATTCCTGCTGATGTGACTGTTACTGTAACGCCAGAAAACCTTGTTACAGTTAAGGGACCAAAAGGTGAATTAGTTAAAACTATGCATAAAGATATTAGCATAGCTGTTGAAAACAATGAAGTAATTGTTACTAGACATAGTGAACAAAAAGAACACAGAGCTCTTCACGGTTTAACAAGAGCATTAATTAATAATATGGTAATCGGAGTAAAAGAAGGTTATCAAAAGACTTTAGATTTAGTTGGTGTTGGTTATAGAGCTCAATTACAAGGGAAAAAACTTGTAATGAACCTTGGATATTCACATCCAGTTGAAATTGAACCAATTGACGGAATCACATTCGAAACTCCAGCTGCAACTAAAGTAATAATTCGTGGAATAGATAAAGAAAAAGTTGGATTTGCAGCAGCAGATATAAGAAAATGGAGAGTACCAGAACCATATAAGGGTAAAGGTATTAAATATGAGAATGAAGTGATCAGACGTAAAGAAGGTAAGACTGGTAAGAAATAA
- a CDS encoding 50S ribosomal protein L18: MFKKVDKKASREKRHLRVRKKVFGTAERPRLSVFKSEKNIYAQVIDDINGVTLVAASSLDKDFAAKGGTKEGAKLVGEVVAKRAIDKGIDVVVFDRGGYIYHGRVQELAQAAREAGLKF, encoded by the coding sequence ATGTTCAAAAAGGTAGACAAAAAAGCAAGCAGAGAAAAACGTCACCTTAGAGTTCGTAAAAAAGTTTTTGGAACTGCGGAAAGACCAAGACTTTCAGTTTTTAAGAGTGAAAAGAATATATATGCACAAGTTATAGATGATATAAATGGTGTTACATTAGTAGCTGCTTCAAGTTTAGATAAAGATTTTGCTGCTAAAGGCGGAACTAAAGAAGGTGCTAAACTTGTAGGAGAAGTAGTTGCCAAAAGAGCTATAGACAAAGGAATTGATGTAGTGGTATTTGACAGAGGTGGATACATATATCACGGAAGAGTTCAAGAATTAGCACAAGCAGCTAGAGAAGCAGGCTTGAAATTCTAA
- a CDS encoding 30S ribosomal protein S5, with translation MRIDPSTLDLKEKVVFINRVTKVVKGGRNFRFSALVVVGDENGHVGVGMGKSIEIPEAIKKGIEDAKKNLVSVAMVGTSIPHRVNGKFGTANVLIMPAKEGTGVLAGGPARAVLELAGLKDVRAKSLGSNNPNNMVNATINGLASLRTAEDIAKLRGKSVEEILG, from the coding sequence ATGAGAATCGATCCTAGTACACTAGACCTTAAAGAAAAGGTTGTTTTTATAAACAGAGTTACTAAGGTTGTTAAGGGTGGTAGAAACTTCAGATTCAGCGCTCTAGTTGTTGTCGGAGACGAGAACGGACACGTTGGTGTTGGAATGGGTAAGTCAATCGAAATCCCAGAAGCAATTAAAAAAGGAATAGAAGATGCTAAGAAAAACTTAGTAAGCGTTGCAATGGTAGGAACATCAATTCCTCACAGAGTTAACGGTAAATTTGGAACTGCAAATGTTCTAATTATGCCAGCTAAAGAAGGTACAGGAGTTCTTGCAGGAGGCCCAGCAAGAGCAGTACTTGAATTAGCAGGATTAAAGGATGTTAGAGCTAAATCATTAGGTTCAAACAATCCTAATAACATGGTAAATGCAACAATAAACGGATTAGCTAGTTTAAGAACAGCAGAAGATATCGCTAAATTAAGAGGTAAATCTGTAGAAGAAATATTAGGTTAG
- a CDS encoding 50S ribosomal protein L30, with protein sequence MAKLRVTLVKSLIGRKKDHIATANALGLKKIGKIVEPEATPQVQGMIKKIEYLLKVEEV encoded by the coding sequence ATGGCTAAATTAAGAGTTACATTAGTAAAGAGCTTAATCGGTAGAAAGAAAGACCATATCGCTACAGCAAATGCTCTTGGACTTAAAAAAATAGGTAAAATAGTAGAACCTGAGGCAACACCTCAAGTACAAGGTATGATAAAAAAGATAGAATATCTATTAAAAGTAGAAGAAGTATAG
- a CDS encoding 50S ribosomal protein L15, with amino-acid sequence MKLHELKPAEGSKKAPKRIGRGTGSGTGRNAGKGEKGQNARSGGGVRPGFEGGQMPLYRRLPKRGFTNIFAKKIVSINLDRLNMFENGTEITPEVLLENRVISKVLDGVKILGNGTLEKSLTVKGCKFSKSAIEKIEAAGGKVEVI; translated from the coding sequence ATGAAACTTCACGAATTGAAACCAGCAGAAGGTAGCAAAAAAGCACCTAAAAGAATTGGTAGAGGTACTGGTTCTGGCACAGGAAGAAATGCTGGTAAAGGTGAAAAAGGTCAAAATGCAAGATCAGGTGGTGGCGTAAGACCTGGTTTTGAAGGCGGTCAAATGCCTTTATATAGAAGACTTCCAAAGAGAGGGTTTACAAACATTTTTGCAAAGAAAATTGTTAGCATAAATCTTGACAGATTAAATATGTTTGAAAATGGTACAGAAATTACTCCAGAAGTATTACTTGAAAATAGAGTTATAAGTAAAGTATTAGATGGAGTAAAGATTCTTGGAAACGGAACATTAGAAAAAAGCTTAACAGTTAAAGGATGTAAGTTCTCTAAGTCTGCTATAGAAAAAATTGAAGCAGCTGGGGGAAAAGTCGAGGTGATTTAA
- a CDS encoding preprotein translocase subunit SecY: protein MLQTLRNAFKVPELRKKILWTILLVAIFRMGSHIPLPGINSEYLKSLSQSGGLLGFYDMISGGAFSRSSILALGVMPYINASIIVQLLTVAIPQLEQLSKEGQNGRKKIQEATRYVSFVISFVLAYGIFATISSSGATAGLQLTQKVIVVFALVVGSTFCMWLGDQLTVKGIGNGTSVLIFVNIISRVPVTIASMMTLKESGSASIVEIVLFGVFIVLMLATILYFSLSERRIPVQYAGKFSSGNNNMVKSQSTHIPLSIIGSAVLAIIFSMSVMEFPKTIATLFGGDKEWAKWILTNNTSIFNQKSWMYIVLYAILTVFFNWFYTQITFKPDEMSENLHKSAGFVPGVRPGEETTIYFERVLNRLSFIGGILAAFLAITPTIIQNYTQFQNISFSGTGLLIVINVALDFTRKVESQMVVRHYKGFLK from the coding sequence GTGCTTCAGACTCTACGAAATGCATTTAAAGTTCCTGAACTTAGGAAAAAGATTTTATGGACTATATTACTAGTTGCAATTTTCAGGATGGGAAGCCATATTCCTCTTCCTGGAATTAATTCTGAGTATTTAAAAAGCCTATCTCAATCCGGAGGTCTATTAGGATTTTATGATATGATTTCTGGAGGTGCTTTTAGCAGATCTAGTATATTAGCATTAGGTGTTATGCCATATATTAATGCATCAATCATAGTTCAATTATTGACTGTTGCAATTCCTCAGTTAGAACAACTTTCTAAAGAGGGCCAGAATGGAAGAAAAAAGATACAAGAGGCAACACGTTACGTATCTTTTGTAATATCTTTTGTATTAGCATATGGAATATTTGCAACAATTTCAAGTAGTGGTGCAACAGCAGGATTACAATTAACACAAAAAGTAATTGTTGTTTTTGCATTAGTAGTTGGGTCAACATTCTGTATGTGGTTAGGTGATCAACTTACAGTTAAAGGCATTGGTAATGGAACATCTGTATTGATATTTGTTAATATTATTTCAAGGGTGCCAGTAACAATTGCTTCAATGATGACACTTAAAGAATCAGGAAGTGCAAGTATAGTAGAAATTGTATTATTTGGAGTATTCATTGTGTTAATGCTTGCAACGATTTTATATTTTTCTTTATCAGAAAGAAGAATACCTGTGCAATATGCTGGGAAATTCTCTTCTGGAAATAATAATATGGTAAAATCACAATCAACACATATTCCGTTAAGTATAATTGGTTCAGCTGTTCTTGCAATTATATTCTCTATGTCAGTAATGGAGTTTCCAAAAACAATAGCAACATTGTTTGGTGGAGATAAAGAATGGGCAAAGTGGATATTGACTAATAATACATCTATATTTAATCAAAAAAGTTGGATGTATATAGTATTATATGCAATACTTACAGTATTTTTTAATTGGTTTTATACTCAGATTACGTTTAAGCCAGATGAAATGTCTGAAAACTTACACAAATCAGCTGGTTTTGTACCAGGAGTAAGACCAGGCGAAGAAACCACAATATATTTTGAAAGAGTTCTTAATAGACTATCATTTATTGGAGGAATATTAGCAGCATTTTTAGCTATTACACCAACAATTATTCAAAATTATACACAATTTCAAAATATATCTTTTTCAGGAACTGGATTATTGATTGTTATAAATGTTGCATTAGATTTCACTAGAAAAGTAGAATCGCAAATGGTAGTTAGGCACTATAAGGGATTTCTTAAATAG
- a CDS encoding adenylate kinase, with translation MKIVLLGPPGAGKGTQAKSISNKYLIPHISTGDIFRKNISENTPLGIEAKSYMDKGQLVPDEVTINMVKDRLQQDDCNDGYLLDGFPRTVIQADALNNFLIERGEQLDTALLIKVPNEFILERMTGRRVCPSCGASYHVKFNPPTNEGKCDLCGSEVIQRKDDTVETVKERLDVYQRETQPLIEFYSEKQLLSEVNGTKAINDVFRGICEILGKNK, from the coding sequence GTGAAGATAGTATTACTAGGTCCTCCTGGAGCTGGAAAAGGAACACAGGCTAAATCAATCAGTAATAAATATTTGATACCACATATTTCTACAGGAGATATTTTTAGAAAAAACATTTCTGAAAACACTCCTTTAGGAATAGAAGCAAAGAGTTATATGGATAAAGGACAATTAGTTCCTGATGAAGTTACTATTAACATGGTTAAAGATAGACTGCAACAGGATGATTGCAATGATGGATATTTATTAGATGGTTTTCCTAGAACTGTGATTCAAGCTGATGCTCTTAACAACTTTCTTATAGAAAGAGGCGAACAATTAGATACTGCATTATTAATAAAGGTACCTAATGAGTTTATCCTAGAAAGAATGACTGGTAGAAGAGTATGTCCATCTTGTGGAGCAAGTTATCATGTTAAATTTAATCCTCCAACAAATGAAGGAAAATGTGATTTGTGTGGAAGTGAAGTTATACAAAGAAAAGACGATACAGTAGAAACTGTAAAGGAAAGATTGGATGTATATCAAAGAGAAACACAACCATTAATTGAATTTTATAGTGAAAAACAATTGCTTTCAGAAGTAAATGGTACAAAAGCTATTAATGATGTTTTCAGAGGGATATGTGAAATATTGGGGAAAAATAAGTAA
- the map gene encoding type I methionyl aminopeptidase produces the protein MIIIKNHDEITLMKKAGRIVGETLLLLEKEVKPGVKTADLDRIAEEFITKHGAKPSFKGLYGFPSSLCISVNEQVIHGFPGAYVLREGDIVSIDCGAFFDGFHGDAARTFSVGNISVNAQKLIDITKESFFQGIKFAKEGNKLTDISYGIQSYVEAAGFSVVRDFVGHGIGRKVHEDPNVPNFGKSGRGPKLLEGMVLAIEPMINAGTHKVKTLKDGWTVVTTDSSLSAHYENTVAILSDGPEILTLIK, from the coding sequence ATGATTATTATAAAGAATCATGATGAAATAACCCTAATGAAAAAGGCAGGCAGAATAGTAGGAGAAACATTGCTATTGCTTGAAAAAGAGGTAAAACCTGGTGTAAAAACTGCAGACTTGGATAGAATAGCAGAAGAATTTATAACTAAGCATGGAGCAAAACCTTCATTTAAAGGCTTATATGGTTTTCCTTCGTCACTATGTATTTCAGTAAATGAGCAAGTAATACATGGATTTCCAGGAGCATATGTTCTTAGAGAAGGAGATATAGTTAGCATTGACTGTGGGGCATTTTTTGATGGATTCCATGGAGATGCAGCAAGAACCTTCTCAGTTGGAAATATTTCAGTAAATGCTCAAAAATTAATTGATATAACAAAAGAAAGTTTTTTTCAAGGTATAAAGTTTGCCAAAGAAGGAAATAAATTAACTGATATATCATATGGGATACAAAGCTACGTAGAAGCAGCAGGTTTCTCAGTTGTAAGAGATTTTGTAGGTCATGGGATTGGAAGAAAAGTTCATGAAGATCCCAATGTACCTAATTTCGGTAAATCTGGTAGGGGTCCAAAGCTACTTGAAGGTATGGTTTTAGCAATAGAACCTATGATTAATGCAGGTACTCATAAAGTGAAAACTTTAAAAGATGGATGGACAGTTGTAACAACAGATTCTTCTCTGTCAGCTCATTATGAGAATACAGTTGCAATTTTATCAGATGGACCTGAAATATTAACACTGATTAAGTAG